One region of Mucilaginibacter gotjawali genomic DNA includes:
- the ftsH gene encoding ATP-dependent zinc metalloprotease FtsH: MFWIYLVILALFFIFPGINYSSPNETTWQQFEKDMLSRKAVEKLTVINNEKVDVYIKKAFAADKYFKKVFDTGNPKETSKGPHYRFTIGSPEIFERKLDEAEKNFPVADKVPVTYIKETNYIGNIMSWILPFLLISGFLYFLMRRSSTLGQGEGSIFNFGKTTATLFGKENSAVTFKDVAGLEDAQMEVREIVDFLKNPGVYTRLGAKIPKGAILVGPPGTGKTLLAKAVAGEARVPFFSISGSEFVEMFVGVGASRVRDLFKRAKEKAPCIIFIDEIDAIGRSRGKGAFLTGSNDERESTLNQLLTEMDGFGTNNGVIVLAASNRADILDPALLRPGRFDRHIYLELPNLTEREAIFKVHLRPIITDTSVDVHFLATQTPGFSGADIANICNESALIAARKKENKVNKQDFTDAIDRVVAGSEKKGKIISPEEKKTIAYHEAGHAIVSWFLKSVDPLIKVSIIPRGKSLGAAWYLPEEKQLIRKSAFHENLCAALGGRAAEEVIFGEVSSGALDDLEKATKEAYTMVAYYGFNQKIGNTSYYDSTGQRDSSFQKPFSEETGRLIDEEVRKLVDEAYEKTKELLIEKKQFLVNIAELLLKKEVIYKEDLEGILGKREGGLPVWPSKKTIKKEAIIR, encoded by the coding sequence ATGTTTTGGATTTACCTGGTGATTTTAGCGCTGTTTTTTATTTTCCCGGGCATAAATTATTCGTCGCCCAATGAGACTACCTGGCAGCAATTTGAAAAGGATATGCTGAGCCGTAAAGCCGTGGAAAAATTAACGGTAATAAACAATGAGAAAGTTGATGTTTATATAAAAAAGGCGTTTGCAGCCGATAAATATTTTAAAAAAGTTTTTGATACCGGTAATCCCAAAGAAACAAGCAAGGGCCCCCATTACCGGTTCACTATCGGCTCGCCGGAAATATTTGAACGAAAGTTAGATGAAGCAGAGAAAAACTTCCCCGTGGCAGACAAAGTGCCGGTAACTTACATCAAAGAAACCAACTACATCGGGAATATCATGAGTTGGATTTTGCCTTTTTTGTTGATCAGTGGATTCCTGTATTTTTTGATGCGGAGATCTTCCACCCTGGGACAGGGCGAAGGATCAATTTTTAACTTTGGCAAAACCACTGCCACTTTATTTGGAAAAGAAAACAGCGCCGTTACCTTTAAGGATGTCGCAGGGCTTGAAGATGCCCAAATGGAAGTAAGGGAAATTGTAGACTTTCTTAAAAATCCCGGGGTATACACCCGGCTGGGTGCAAAAATACCCAAGGGTGCAATTTTAGTAGGGCCGCCCGGTACCGGTAAAACATTGCTGGCAAAAGCCGTAGCCGGTGAAGCCCGTGTGCCATTTTTCTCTATTTCAGGTTCTGAATTTGTTGAAATGTTTGTGGGTGTTGGCGCTTCGCGGGTGCGCGATTTATTTAAACGCGCCAAGGAAAAAGCGCCCTGCATTATTTTTATTGATGAAATAGATGCTATTGGCAGGTCGAGGGGAAAGGGCGCATTCCTAACCGGCTCGAACGACGAAAGAGAAAGCACGCTTAACCAACTACTTACAGAAATGGACGGCTTTGGCACCAATAACGGCGTTATTGTACTGGCCGCCTCCAACCGGGCTGATATACTTGACCCTGCTTTGCTTCGGCCCGGAAGGTTTGACCGTCATATTTACCTTGAGCTGCCCAACCTTACCGAAAGGGAAGCTATTTTTAAAGTGCACCTGCGGCCTATCATAACTGACACATCCGTTGATGTACATTTCCTGGCAACCCAAACACCCGGCTTTTCAGGTGCTGATATTGCTAATATCTGTAATGAATCAGCCTTGATAGCCGCCCGCAAAAAAGAAAACAAGGTTAATAAACAGGATTTTACCGATGCTATTGACAGGGTGGTTGCAGGTTCAGAGAAGAAAGGCAAGATCATATCTCCTGAAGAGAAAAAAACAATCGCCTACCATGAAGCCGGCCATGCCATTGTAAGCTGGTTTTTAAAAAGCGTGGATCCGTTGATAAAAGTTTCTATTATACCGCGCGGCAAATCATTAGGGGCCGCATGGTACCTGCCCGAGGAAAAGCAACTGATCAGGAAATCGGCATTTCATGAAAACTTATGCGCCGCGTTGGGCGGCAGGGCTGCCGAAGAGGTAATTTTTGGCGAAGTTTCTTCAGGCGCCCTGGATGACCTTGAAAAAGCAACAAAAGAAGCTTATACTATGGTAGCTTATTACGGGTTTAACCAAAAGATAGGAAACACCAGTTACTACGATTCAACCGGGCAACGCGACAGCAGTTTCCAAAAGCCATTCAGCGAGGAAACAGGCAGGCTTATTGATGAAGAGGTGCGGAAGCTGGTGGATGAGGCCTATGAAAAAACCAAAGAACTTTTAATCGAAAAAAAACAATTCCTGGTAAATATTGCCGAGCTGTTGCTTAAAAAAGAAGTGATCTATAAAGAGGATCTTGAGGGTATCTTAGGAAAACGTGAAGGCGGGTTACCGGTTTGGCCTTCAAAGAAGACCATAAAAAAAGAGGCAATAATAAGATGA
- a CDS encoding DUF6629 family protein yields the protein MCFSAGASFGAGAVLAIVGITAVKQSCNPSQLPFAFIPLIFAVQQVTEGFVWLSLSNPADIFLLKPATFIFLTFAYVVWPAWVPFSILLLEKNPKRKNILSAILAIGLVVSIYLAHRLLTQHIHAGISGMHIVYDLGTPGYLLHYSAILYFAATVLPGFISGTNKMWIFGSSIAIAYFVTRIFFQNYELSVWCFFAAIISSVVFTVILGLKQAFLHDMAAGVATAGFHSHPSS from the coding sequence ATGTGTTTTTCAGCGGGGGCAAGTTTTGGGGCGGGTGCCGTGTTGGCGATCGTTGGGATAACGGCTGTTAAGCAATCATGCAATCCATCTCAGCTGCCGTTTGCCTTTATACCTTTAATATTTGCTGTACAACAGGTTACGGAAGGATTTGTATGGTTATCATTGTCGAATCCGGCCGATATATTTTTACTAAAACCAGCTACCTTTATATTTTTAACATTTGCTTACGTTGTTTGGCCGGCGTGGGTTCCCTTTTCCATTTTGTTGCTGGAGAAAAATCCAAAACGAAAAAACATATTATCTGCAATATTAGCCATCGGCCTGGTGGTATCCATATACCTGGCTCACCGTTTACTTACTCAACACATTCATGCCGGGATAAGTGGAATGCATATTGTATATGACCTGGGCACCCCTGGCTACTTGCTGCATTATTCGGCAATTTTATATTTCGCGGCAACGGTTTTACCGGGCTTTATTTCAGGCACTAACAAAATGTGGATTTTCGGTTCATCGATAGCGATCGCTTATTTTGTTACCCGGATCTTCTTCCAAAACTATGAATTATCGGTATGGTGTTTTTTTGCCGCCATCATCAGCTCGGTTGTTTTTACCGTTATCCTTGGCTTAAAACAGGCCTTTTTGCACGACATGGCTGCAGGGGTTGCGACAGCCGGATTCCATTCGCACCCATCAAGCTGA